TGAAAGCTCAAATTAGTAAAGTGCATTTTGTGCCGAATTATAAGCATTACTTGGAAACTCGGAAGCAAAACACTCTTTCGCACTTAAAGGCATGTCCAATTAAAAGCAAATTGCAGCGACGctgaaagaaaatacctttACTGAAATAATCCTCACTCGAGTGCACGGAGCAAACGTGCGCTGTGCGAGGGGCAGCGCTGCAGCCCCCCGAGAGACCAGGCGAGTGAGAAGCGTGTGGTACCTGCTCTTCAGTCACCGCGTCTGACTGGGAGCTGCGAAGCCGCCTGCTCGCACAGCTGGACAGCTGTGAACCACTGGAAAACTCACGCAAAACCAAAAGTAATAATGAGCTTCCTTGTTTAGttccctttatttatttattttttataaaaagagaaagctctTCCCGTGCCCAAAGCCGGCACGCAAGGCAGTCACCGTGTGCCTGACCAAATCTCCTCAGCACAAGGGCTGCGgtcccctcccgccgccggcgTCCCCCGGGCGGTAtctccatcccaccccaccccgcggcccgggccgggcccgtCCTGCCCGTCGGGGACCCGCTGGCTGGCCCACGCAGGGCGATCGCCAGCGGCTTCGCGCTCGCCAGAGGCCGTCCTCCTCACACCCCTCCggcggctcggctcggctcggcacgtcccgtcccgtcccgtcccgtcccgtcccgtcccgtcccgcaCGGCCCCGCGGTTACCTCCGCTCCCGCGCTCTCGCCGCCCGTTGCGCCTCCTCTACCGGGAGGTGGCGGTGCCGGGGCCGCCCGgaccccccccgccgccccgccccggggcggggccTCCGGCGCCGGGCGGGAGGAGCGGCGCGGCTCGGCGCGGCGTGGCTCGGCGCAGGCCGGGCCCAGGGCGGCGAGAGCCGGGGCTGGCCGGCTCGACCTgcccccccgctcccctcctcccGGCGTCCGGCTGGGGCCGCCCGGTTCCCGTGGCAacgcggggcgcggcggcggcggcggcagcagcagcggcgcaggcggccgggcggcggccATGGGCAGCTGGGCCGCGGCGACATGGCGGCTTGGTGGCTGCAGCGGGCGCGGCGGCCTCCGCGGCGTACAACCGTGGCGGGGCAGCTCCCGCCTCGGCGGTGGGGACCGGGCGGCGACCCTGAGCGACCTGCTGCAGAGCTCGGTGGGGGCCGAGGagccgggcgcggcggcggcggcggcggcgaggcggGAGCGGCCGTCCCCCCGGGAGGGCACGGTGCTGCTCTTCCCCGGGCAGGGCAGCCAGTTCGTGGGGATGGGCCGCGGGCTGCTGCGGTACCCCGGCGTGCGGGACATGTACCGCCTGGCCGAGAAGGTGCTGGGCTACGACCTGCTCTCCCTGTGCCTGGAGGGGCCGCGGGACGAGCTGGACCGCACCCGGCACTGCCAGCCCGCCGTGTTCGTCGCCTCCCTGGCCGCCGTGGAGAAGCTCAACCACCAGCAGCCTGAAGTGAGGGGATGgagcggggcgggaggcggcccccggggggcgcggggcgtGTCGGGGGCCCCCTGGCGTGCGGGAGCCCGCTGATGTTTGGCCTCGGGCCTGTCTCCGTGCAGGTGGTGGAGAGATgcgtggcggcggcggggtaCAGCGTGGGGGAGTTCGCGGCGCTGGTCTTCGCTGGAGCCCTGGGCTTTGCCGAAGGTGCCCGGGAAACGTGCTGAACCCCCTAGTAGGATCCCCCCATTCTTTTTCCGGAGCATCGACTGTTACCCCTGTTCccctcttgcttttttttttttttatttgaggaTAAATTTTACTTTCTACTCCCACTGTTCAAAAACGTGTAACACGCCATTAAAAGCATTGACGTTTCATGAGAGTAAACAGCCCCCCCCTTTCTTGTGCGCAGATGCACGGTGCCTTGAACGGTGTTTTCTCGGGGCTTATATTTACCGAGCgtctcttgtttttctccttagCGCTGTACGCGGTGAAAGTGCGTGCCGAAGCCATGCAAAAGGCGTCGGAAGCTGTCCCCAGTGGAATGCTATCGGTTATTGGTCGGCGAGAGGCAAATTACAAATTTGCCTGCTTGGAAGCCCGTAAACACTGTGAATCGCTCGCTATAGAAAACCCCGTATGTGAAATTTCAAACTATTTGTTTCCAGACAGCAGAGTCATTGCAGGACACTTGCAGGTATTGACTGCTTCGGAATAACTATCCGCGTAGTTGAATTTAgcgtttcatttttaaaaaaaacttttacttCTCGCTTCTGTGTGGGAGTTAGGTGCGGCCTTAGATTATCCAAACAAACGTACTGgatctgtgggtttttttccagcgTGTGCTCAGTTGTTGGGTAGGGACAGGAATCCCTTTATCACGATAAGTCTGATGAGGTGGTTCTTGTGGGGTGACTGAGTAAACCTTTGTCGTGCAAGACtctcacttctctctctcttttataGGCTTTGGAGTTTTTGCAGGAGAATGCCCGAAAATATTACTTTACACGTGCAAAAATGCTTCCAGTCAGTGGGGCTTTTCATACCAGGCTTATGGAACCCGCAGTAGAGCCCTTGGCTGAAGTCTTAAAATCGATTGAGATTCAGAAACCGCTGGTCTGTGTCTATTCCAATGTTGATGGCAAAAAGTACATGCACTCAAAGCACATTCAGAAGCTGTTAGTGAAGCAGGTGGTTTCACCTGTTATGTGGGAACAGACCATGCATTCTGTGTACGAAAGAAAGCAAGGAACAGAATTCCCTTACACGTACGAAGTGGGGCCCGGGAAGCAACTAGGAGCCGTTCTCAAAAAGTGTAATTTAAAGGCCTGGAAACAATATAACCATGTAGATGCTCTGGAAGATGAGGAAGCAGCAGAGGCCTAAGTAGCCTTTTGAGAAAAATCCTCGCAAGTTGTTTTTCCTgcctaatttaaaaataactttgtgcTCCCAAAAGGCGAAGTCTTAAACATACATGGCTTCTCATGAGGAAAAGAGCACCGCGCGCGTAATTGCAAGGAACGTTTTTCTTCCCCGTGTGCTTCAGGCGTGGAAGGAGAGAGCAAAGTTTGGCTCTTCCGTCTGTGTTGGGTCTACAAAACTGCCAATAAACACACCAAATAGCCTTCTGTTTGGCCTCAGTCCTGCAAGCaacttcccttccccccccccccccccctttttaaaattattttgggggtGTGGATTCTAGCTAAAGTTGGTAGCTTTGGATGTCTGGTGCAGGGATCTCCTGTGTGGATAGTGGGTGGAACCGGGCTGTTGGCTCCGGGGCGTTGAGGGCTCTGCACTGGGCTTGAGGGTGTGTTTAGAGGAGCCATCCCATTGGTACAGCTTTCGGTATGTTGATGTTCCCATTTTCCAACTCGACTTGACCTGTGGGATGTTCATCTGTGTagaattcttttattttgtgtccGTATTTCCAGGTAGCAGCCAGGTGAGGCAGAAGATATTAGGAACAAGACTTTTTTAAGGTTgaactataaataaaatataatgctttttttcgtatttttaatgctgtggGGTGCATTGTTACTGGCCTGTAGTTCACACCTGGgtggaaggcattttccctccaGTTGCCCAGTGCTGCTTTGGTTGCGGTAAGTTACACAAGAAGtgtttcactgaaagaaaaagcttaacaaaattcccttcctccccagaggTGCAGGGCTTTTGTCGtccctcccccagcctctgAGGCCGCGTAGGCTGAATTGGCCCTTTGGATGACTTTTCTTGAGggagcagaaaacagcagcactgtggaAACATCTTTTCGGGGGCACATTTGTACAGGGTGAACCCTGTGgaacagggtgctggggaggaggattTGAGTGCTGGTATTTCAGTTATCTCCGTATTCTTGACCAAGTTTTGCCAGCTTGTACGTTTCCTGGTAGCTGGAGAGGAGCGGATTGTCCTGAGCCCTCCTGGAAAGAGCTTCCTGGTTGCCTTGTTGGCACCGACTGTCATCGGATGGGTGAGGAGGGCCGGTGGCAGGTCCCTGGTCCGGCTGGCTGCAGGGGGAGCACGCGCTGCCTCCAGCACCTTCTCTCAGTGCCCGCAATGCTCAAGGTGACAAAACAGCTTCAGCACCAAATCTGCGGGTTTGGATTCTGTAACCAACCTTTGGCTTATTAAAATAGGTCTGGTCGTGTTACAACATCACACTGCCTGTGCAAGACCTGCAAGGTGCGTAAAAAATGTAtgcttgctttgtttgctttttgtaatGGGTACAGAAAGCTTTAGGAAATAGGAGAGAACAGTGTTTGCTAGGGGATCATGTACAAACAGGCAGGGAGAGGTTGCGTGGCGCATATTACAGGGTGACCAGAAGCTTCAGCTGAACTCTAGGCGTttggtttattatttttggtattttaatGGTATGTTTAACAGATTATATGTAGGAAAAATTTGGTATATATTACTTAAATGACCATGTATGTCTTCAATAATGTATTATGAAATGCAGAGTAACTTCCAGTTACAGTATTAATTGTTTCATAATTTCACATTCCTGAAAGGGtaagtgaattaaaaatactgGCCTCAATTGTATTGTATTCAGttcttttctgaactgaaattgGCAGCTGAGCCTACCTTTATGGTACAAATTCCACTTTTGGCATGTGTAAACATCGACAGTTagtaaaatacagaagaatttGTCAGCTTAATCATTGGGCTATTGGAGGCTGCCGGCTAAGGGCTGGGattcctgtgaagaaaattatttcagtgaaggCT
The Phalacrocorax aristotelis chromosome 1, bGulAri2.1, whole genome shotgun sequence DNA segment above includes these coding regions:
- the MCAT gene encoding malonyl-CoA-acyl carrier protein transacylase, mitochondrial, producing the protein MGSWAAATWRLGGCSGRGGLRGVQPWRGSSRLGGGDRAATLSDLLQSSVGAEEPGAAAAAAARRERPSPREGTVLLFPGQGSQFVGMGRGLLRYPGVRDMYRLAEKVLGYDLLSLCLEGPRDELDRTRHCQPAVFVASLAAVEKLNHQQPEVVERCVAAAGYSVGEFAALVFAGALGFAEALYAVKVRAEAMQKASEAVPSGMLSVIGRREANYKFACLEARKHCESLAIENPVCEISNYLFPDSRVIAGHLQALEFLQENARKYYFTRAKMLPVSGAFHTRLMEPAVEPLAEVLKSIEIQKPLVCVYSNVDGKKYMHSKHIQKLLVKQVVSPVMWEQTMHSVYERKQGTEFPYTYEVGPGKQLGAVLKKCNLKAWKQYNHVDALEDEEAAEA